In Candidatus Hydrogenedentota bacterium, the genomic stretch GCCGCGAACAGCAGCGGTATTGCCAGCAATTCCCTCTATCCAACGGTGCTCATTTTCTTCCCCTATTGTGAATACAAATTCACATCAGGGCCAGAAAAAACGGGGTCGCCACGGCGCCGTACCGTTTAATGATGATGGGCGGCGCCGGATTCAGCGGGCGCAGATTCAGTATGTTGGTGCTCCGCCTCGGCGTAACCGTGTTCGGTTTGCTCCGCCGATTGCCCATGGCCGTGTGCGCCGGTGCCGGAAAAGATCGCGTGGAGCGCCTCCACATAGTGGATGTAATCCACATAGGCGGCGACATACGCGCGGCCCGCCTCGACACTGTCGTCTTTGTGTTTCTTAGTTTCGGCCACGCGGTCGAAACGCTCATGCACGCTGGACGTCAGTCCCTCCACAAGCGCTTGTAGCAGGGCGTCGTCCGATTCGGACTCGAGCGCCTTTTCCGCAGCTTCGATACCCGGTTCGAGCGGGGTGTCGGCGGGCTTCAGTCCTGTGTACGGCGCGCCTTCGCCCGCGCGATGCACGCGCACGAGCGTCTCGAAGAAGTGCATGTCCACCAGTTCCTGGACCTCCGCGCCTTGCTGCCGCGCTTCGACCGTATGATCGAAGAGCGCGCGGATTTCCGGCTCGTCCTCCGGTTTAATCCACTTGAGCACCGGCGTCACGTCCTTGCTTTCGAGAGCGCCCTTCGCGTCCGTGATCACCGGGCCAGACAGCGTGTCGCAATGCGCGTACGCACCAGTCGCGGGGAAGAGCGCGGTCCCGCTCACCGCCAATGCCACCGTAATCAGAGCGCCAATCAAAGTCTTCGTGTTCATCTTGCTTCTCCTTCTTCGCGAGCGTTCGTCTCGGGCTCGCGTCTGGTCCGTCTTCTCGAAGAACTTCCCTGAACAGGCACCAGGCCTTCTCGGTCTGCCGCGTAACATCGAATCTGCCTTCGCTGACGTGCCACAGAATTACCGCCGGTTGAACCAAGCCGAGGAACATCACGGCCAAGTCGGCCGGCAATGTATCCGTGCGTGCCGCAGGGCGTCCCGTCCGGTCTTGCCGTACTGCCAGCCCCCACCGCCGCACATCAGGCGGCCCCGCTGTTAACCGGCGGCGGCTTCGAGGATGCTTACGCCGGCGGAGGTCGGAATCACGCGGTTCAGGCACAATCCCGCGGCGGAAAAGAGGCGCCGGTACTCGTCTTCGGTGCGTTCGCGCCCCGCGACGAGCAGCATCATGAGGTCGAGCCACTTGCCAAAGCTCGGTTCGTCCCCGGGCGGCAGCACGTTCTCAACCACCAGGATCCGGCCGGCCGGGCCCGCCGCTTCCCTGCACCGGGCGAGAATGGCAATCGCCTCGGGATCTTGCCAATCGTGAACGATGTGCCGCAGCACGTAGGCGTCCGCGCCCGGCGGAACCGACACGAAGAAGTCCCCCCCCACGACCCGAAGGCGGTGGGCAAAGCCATTGCCCGATATCACGGTCCGGGCGCGCTCCGCCACGGCCGGCAGGTCGAACAGGATGCCTTTGACCGCGGAATGCCGTTTCAGGATGCCGGTCAGGGCCAGGCCGTTGCCGCCGCCGATGTCGGCAACGGTGTCGAACGTGCTGAAATCATACGCGTCCAGCATGGGTTCCGTTTCGACGTCATGGATGCCGTTCATGGCGGCGTCGTAGACGCGATGGCGGTCCGGATGCTCTTCCAGGTACCGGAAGAAGGGCGCGCCAAACCGCTTCTCGAATCCCGG encodes the following:
- a CDS encoding methyltransferase; protein product: MNEAESHLEFYRNAFGGSWITQGIWTAAELGIADLLVDGPRTAEELAAASGAHSGALYRLLRALASVGVFAQDADGRFALTPRGALLRSDVPGSQRSFAVMMGAEFYAAWGELLHSVRTGEPGFEKRFGAPFFRYLEEHPDRHRVYDAAMNGIHDVETEPMLDAYDFSTFDTVADIGGGNGLALTGILKRHSAVKGILFDLPAVAERARTVISGNGFAHRLRVVGGDFFVSVPPGADAYVLRHIVHDWQDPEAIAILARCREAAGPAGRILVVENVLPPGDEPSFGKWLDLMMLLVAGRERTEDEYRRLFSAAGLCLNRVIPTSAGVSILEAAAG